A genomic stretch from Arachis stenosperma cultivar V10309 chromosome 3, arast.V10309.gnm1.PFL2, whole genome shotgun sequence includes:
- the LOC130969787 gene encoding squamosa promoter-binding-like protein 3 isoform X1, giving the protein MDTSRAEGKRTLLRYKEEEEEDDDEETEEEEEEDTGGYGEEYGGGGRRKRAMTDLMSSKRGFKGGGGSSMPPSCQVDGCDSDLSKGKQYHRRHKVCENHAKAPSVHISGQQQRFCQQCSRFHELSEFDDSKRSCRRRLAGHNERRRKNATEYHGE; this is encoded by the exons ATGGACACTAGCAGGGCTGAAGGGAAGAGAACCTTGCTGAGGTacaaagaggaggaggaggaggacgacgACGAGGAGActgaggaggaagaggaagaagacaCGGGGGGTTATGGAGAAGAATATGGTGGTGGTGGGAGGAGGAAGAGGGCAATGACAGATCTCATGAGCAGCAAGAGAGGCTTCAAAGGTGGAGGAGGCTCGTCAATGCCACCGTCATGTCAGGTGGACGGCTGTGACTCTGATCTGAGCAAGGGAAAGCAGTATCATCGAAGACATAAGGTTTGTGAGAACCATGCCAAGGCTCCTTCCGTACACATTTCAGGACAACAACAAAGGTTTTGCCAACAATGCAGCAG ATTTCATGAGCTTTCGGAGTTTGATGACTCAAAACGAAGCTGTAGGAGACGCTTGGCGGGGCATAATGAGAGGCGTCGCAAAAATGCAACTGAGTACCATGGAGAATGA
- the LOC130969787 gene encoding squamosa promoter-binding-like protein 3 isoform X2, giving the protein MDTSRAEGKRTLLRYKEEEEEDDDEETEEEEEEDTGGYGEEYGGGGRRKRAMTDLMSSKRGFKGGGGSSMPPSCQVDGCDSDLSKGKQYHRRHKVCENHAKAPSVHISGQQQRFCQQCSRLRGKEDPLFVQ; this is encoded by the exons ATGGACACTAGCAGGGCTGAAGGGAAGAGAACCTTGCTGAGGTacaaagaggaggaggaggaggacgacgACGAGGAGActgaggaggaagaggaagaagacaCGGGGGGTTATGGAGAAGAATATGGTGGTGGTGGGAGGAGGAAGAGGGCAATGACAGATCTCATGAGCAGCAAGAGAGGCTTCAAAGGTGGAGGAGGCTCGTCAATGCCACCGTCATGTCAGGTGGACGGCTGTGACTCTGATCTGAGCAAGGGAAAGCAGTATCATCGAAGACATAAGGTTTGTGAGAACCATGCCAAGGCTCCTTCCGTACACATTTCAGGACAACAACAAAGGTTTTGCCAACAATGCAGCAG GCTTAGAGGGAAAGAAGACCCTCTCTTTGTTCAGTAA